In the Leifsonia sp. 466MF genome, one interval contains:
- a CDS encoding gluconokinase, translating into MITSTPPPSIVVMGVSGSGKTTVGRELARLLHVPFVDADDLHPQSNRDKMAGGTPLTDDDRRPWLLTVGQTIRDQVQAGRGVVVACSALRRPYRDAIAEEAGAAVRFAHLSGGVDLIRERMEARPDHFMPSALLDSQLETLEPLASDENGSVFAIDAPPAAVAARVRDWATAASREEAAV; encoded by the coding sequence ATGATCACCTCAACGCCACCGCCCTCCATTGTGGTGATGGGGGTGTCCGGTTCCGGCAAGACCACGGTCGGCCGGGAGCTCGCACGGCTGCTGCACGTGCCTTTTGTGGATGCCGACGATCTGCACCCACAATCTAATCGGGACAAGATGGCCGGCGGCACGCCGCTGACCGACGACGACCGCCGCCCGTGGCTGCTCACCGTCGGGCAGACCATCCGCGATCAGGTGCAGGCCGGGCGTGGAGTCGTCGTCGCCTGCTCGGCCTTGCGTCGCCCGTACCGGGATGCCATCGCGGAGGAGGCGGGCGCCGCCGTGCGTTTCGCCCACCTCAGCGGTGGGGTGGACCTGATCCGGGAGCGGATGGAGGCGCGCCCCGACCACTTCATGCCGAGCGCACTCCTCGATTCCCAGCTGGAGACGCTGGAGCCCCTCGCCTCCGACGAGAACGGGAGTGTGTTCGCAATCGACGCGCCTCCCGCCGCCGTCGCCGCCCGGGTCCGGGATTGGGCGACTGCCGCCAGCCGAGAGGAAGCCGCCGTATGA
- a CDS encoding SDR family NAD(P)-dependent oxidoreductase gives MPYPFADVSGVPVSELISLDGRRAVVTGGAQGLGKAIASRLGEAGADLLIVDLNEELARAAAADLAERHDVTAIGTRADVSDTASVIAAADLAVSELGGLDIWVNNAGLFPNAPVLEMPDDMWDRVFAVNARGVFLGSREAARRMAADGSGGVIVNIISTAGFQVAFPGMAAYVSSKHAARGLTKSLAVDLAPLGVRVLGVAPSFVPTEGNMAAGEAAAEQAAAAGIELPPLDVMTHSRIGRLGTPDDIARVVLFAASDLSLIMTGSTLLADAGETL, from the coding sequence GTGCCCTATCCCTTCGCCGATGTCTCCGGCGTCCCTGTCTCCGAACTGATCTCACTCGACGGACGGCGAGCGGTCGTCACGGGAGGAGCCCAGGGCCTGGGCAAGGCCATCGCATCCCGCCTTGGCGAGGCCGGGGCCGACCTCCTGATCGTCGATCTCAACGAAGAACTCGCCCGCGCGGCCGCTGCCGACCTCGCCGAGCGCCACGACGTCACTGCGATCGGAACGCGCGCCGATGTCTCCGATACCGCCTCCGTCATCGCAGCCGCGGACCTCGCCGTCTCGGAGCTCGGGGGCCTCGACATCTGGGTGAACAACGCCGGCCTGTTCCCCAATGCACCTGTGCTCGAGATGCCGGACGACATGTGGGACCGCGTCTTCGCTGTGAACGCGCGCGGCGTGTTCCTCGGCTCCCGGGAAGCGGCCCGCCGGATGGCCGCCGACGGCTCAGGCGGAGTCATCGTCAACATCATCTCGACCGCAGGTTTCCAGGTCGCGTTTCCGGGGATGGCCGCGTACGTCAGCTCGAAGCACGCAGCGCGGGGGCTCACGAAATCGCTGGCCGTGGACCTGGCGCCACTCGGTGTACGTGTGCTGGGCGTCGCCCCGAGTTTCGTGCCGACCGAGGGCAACATGGCGGCGGGCGAGGCTGCGGCGGAGCAGGCGGCTGCGGCCGGCATCGAGCTGCCGCCGCTCGATGTCATGACGCACAGCCGCATCGGTCGCCTCGGCACGCCGGACGACATCGCCCGCGTGGTGCTGTTCGCGGCGAGCGACCTGTCGCTGATCATGACCGGCAGCACGCTGCTGGCGGACGCGGGGGAGACGCTGTAG
- the uidA gene encoding beta-glucuronidase, translating into MLSPRITPTREVVALDGLWRFALDTATGPEPWKARLDTALEVPVPASYNDLFVDSSIRDHVGVVWYQRDARVPRGWNGERIVLRFGSVTHAAAVYVDDLLVAEHDGGYTPFEADLTNVLEAGREFRLTVAVDNRLTNLTIPPGSVTVGPDGRERQTYFHDFYNYAGIARSVKLYSTPTSYVDDITVVTGIDGTAGTVDYSVRTGGDEVAVRVRVLDESGTEVAVSAGSAGTIRLEDVRLWKPGSAYLYDALVELLDGDELVDSYTLPFGVRTVEVRGTEFLINGEPFYFTGFGKHEDTPIRGKGHDDAYLVHDFQLLEWTGANSFRTSHYPYAEEVLDFADRHGIVVVDETAAVGLNLGVQGGLTGIPPTPTFAEENFGGETKNVHVQHLRELIARDKNHPSVVMWSIANEPASNEDGAREYFEPLVSLARELDPTRPLTYAAVMFATPANDKIGDLFDVLSINRYYGWYVFTGDLATAETVLEQELRGWVQRFGKPIMMSEYGADTQPGLHSVWDMPWTEEYQTDLLAAYHRVFDRIPEFVGEHIWNFADFMTGPGIHRVDGNKKGVFTRDRKPKGAAFSLQSRWRGLDGRKPGSTD; encoded by the coding sequence ATGCTCAGCCCCCGAATCACCCCCACCCGAGAGGTCGTCGCCCTCGACGGCCTCTGGCGTTTCGCGCTCGATACGGCTACTGGCCCCGAACCCTGGAAGGCGCGCCTGGACACGGCGCTGGAGGTGCCGGTTCCGGCGAGCTACAACGATCTTTTCGTGGATTCATCGATCCGTGACCATGTCGGGGTCGTGTGGTACCAGCGAGACGCCCGGGTGCCTCGTGGCTGGAACGGGGAGCGGATCGTGCTGCGGTTCGGGTCGGTGACCCACGCGGCTGCCGTCTATGTGGACGACCTCCTGGTCGCCGAGCACGACGGCGGCTACACGCCGTTCGAGGCAGATCTCACCAACGTGTTGGAGGCAGGTAGGGAGTTCCGGCTCACCGTCGCGGTGGACAACCGCCTCACCAACCTGACGATCCCGCCGGGCTCTGTCACCGTGGGGCCCGATGGCCGCGAGCGTCAGACCTACTTCCACGACTTCTACAACTACGCCGGTATCGCCCGTTCGGTGAAGCTGTACAGCACCCCCACCTCATACGTCGACGACATCACCGTCGTGACGGGCATCGACGGTACGGCCGGAACGGTCGACTACAGCGTCCGCACCGGTGGCGACGAGGTCGCGGTCCGCGTCCGGGTGCTCGACGAGAGCGGTACTGAGGTCGCCGTGAGCGCCGGCTCCGCCGGCACGATCCGCCTCGAGGACGTTCGTTTGTGGAAGCCGGGCTCTGCCTACCTCTACGACGCTCTGGTCGAGCTGCTCGATGGCGACGAACTCGTCGACAGCTACACGCTGCCGTTCGGGGTGCGGACGGTCGAGGTCCGGGGCACGGAGTTCCTGATCAACGGAGAGCCGTTCTACTTCACCGGTTTCGGAAAGCACGAGGACACCCCGATCCGCGGCAAGGGCCACGACGACGCCTACCTCGTGCACGACTTCCAGCTGCTGGAGTGGACGGGTGCGAACAGCTTCCGGACCAGCCACTATCCGTACGCGGAGGAGGTGCTCGATTTCGCCGACCGCCACGGCATCGTGGTGGTCGACGAGACCGCCGCCGTCGGACTCAACCTCGGCGTGCAGGGCGGTCTCACCGGCATCCCGCCGACACCGACCTTCGCCGAGGAGAATTTCGGCGGCGAGACCAAGAACGTCCACGTGCAGCACCTCCGCGAGCTGATCGCGCGCGACAAGAATCACCCGAGCGTCGTGATGTGGAGCATCGCCAACGAGCCGGCCTCGAATGAGGACGGCGCACGCGAGTACTTCGAGCCCTTGGTGAGCCTCGCCCGCGAGCTGGACCCCACCCGCCCGCTCACCTACGCCGCCGTGATGTTCGCGACGCCGGCGAACGACAAGATCGGCGACCTCTTCGACGTGCTGTCGATCAACCGCTACTACGGCTGGTACGTCTTCACCGGCGACCTGGCAACGGCCGAGACGGTCCTCGAGCAGGAACTTCGCGGCTGGGTGCAGCGGTTCGGGAAGCCGATCATGATGTCGGAGTACGGCGCCGACACTCAGCCGGGCCTCCACTCGGTGTGGGACATGCCCTGGACGGAGGAGTACCAGACCGACCTGCTCGCCGCCTACCACCGCGTCTTCGACCGCATCCCCGAATTCGTGGGCGAGCACATCTGGAACTTCGCCGACTTCATGACCGGGCCCGGCATCCATCGGGTGGACGGCAACAAGAAGGGCGTCTTCACCCGCGACCGCAAGCCGAAGGGGGCCGCCTTCTCGCTACAGAGCAGATGGCGCGGCCTCGACGGTCGCAAACCCGGCAGCACCGACTGA
- a CDS encoding MFS transporter, with amino-acid sequence MRKYSNLDTKSSRAVRVEATTVLPTTAGPAAGPQNQEVNGPDLVAPPLKRVSASFLFWITVANFGASLALMVPLTYSLAVRVTQLAPGHEEVLGYVTGTAQLIYLVLSPLLGVWSDRLRSPFGRRTPFIVVGGLVGLVAVAFIAVAPNIFLVGVGWVVGLLGWATAGQGIQTMLADRVPEEQRGRASALTGVTTQIAPVFGIGIAYAVVSSTLMIFVLPAVIGLVLILAFVFIKREGSSRAIVRNDAIGVKTLFGSYVFNPRKYPDFGWNWLGRFIFFMGLYFNTTFGTFFYAQRLHIPVIQVAGVVAAIGIIGVVAAAGGALLGGFLSDKLGRRKLFTLIGSLLFVAGACVEAFAHSLLPLIIGSVIMQLAIAAFSVVDQAIVFAVLPSRAEAGRYLAVVAFAQKIPSAIAPLIAPLIITIGAVGADKNYTALYLIGAVFALIGGLIIFTKVKAVR; translated from the coding sequence ATGCGCAAGTACAGCAATCTCGACACCAAATCCTCCCGCGCCGTACGCGTCGAAGCGACCACCGTCCTGCCGACGACGGCTGGCCCCGCCGCGGGACCGCAGAACCAGGAAGTGAACGGGCCCGACCTCGTCGCACCGCCCCTGAAGCGGGTCAGCGCCAGCTTCCTGTTCTGGATCACGGTGGCGAATTTCGGCGCCAGCCTGGCGTTGATGGTGCCCCTGACGTACTCCCTGGCGGTGCGCGTCACGCAACTGGCCCCCGGTCACGAGGAGGTGCTCGGTTACGTCACGGGCACGGCTCAGCTGATCTATCTCGTCCTCAGCCCATTGCTGGGCGTGTGGAGCGACCGCTTGCGCTCTCCGTTCGGCAGACGGACCCCGTTCATCGTCGTCGGAGGGCTGGTGGGTCTGGTGGCGGTCGCGTTCATCGCTGTCGCCCCCAACATCTTCCTCGTCGGGGTCGGCTGGGTGGTCGGCCTGCTGGGCTGGGCGACAGCCGGTCAGGGAATCCAGACGATGCTCGCCGACCGTGTCCCGGAGGAGCAGCGGGGACGCGCCTCTGCGCTCACCGGGGTGACAACCCAGATCGCGCCGGTGTTCGGCATCGGCATCGCTTACGCGGTGGTGTCGTCCACCCTGATGATCTTCGTTCTCCCGGCAGTCATCGGCCTGGTGCTGATCCTGGCGTTCGTCTTCATCAAGCGCGAGGGGAGCTCACGGGCTATCGTCCGAAACGACGCCATCGGTGTGAAGACGCTGTTCGGCTCCTACGTCTTCAACCCGCGCAAGTACCCGGACTTCGGGTGGAACTGGCTCGGTCGGTTCATCTTCTTCATGGGGCTCTACTTCAACACCACGTTCGGCACCTTCTTCTACGCGCAACGCCTTCATATCCCCGTCATCCAGGTCGCCGGTGTGGTCGCGGCGATCGGGATCATCGGTGTGGTCGCGGCGGCCGGTGGTGCTCTGCTGGGCGGGTTCCTCTCCGACAAGCTGGGCCGCCGCAAGCTCTTCACCCTGATCGGTTCGCTGCTCTTCGTCGCGGGGGCGTGCGTTGAGGCTTTCGCGCATTCGCTGCTCCCCTTGATCATCGGTTCGGTCATCATGCAGCTGGCGATCGCGGCCTTCAGCGTCGTCGATCAGGCCATCGTCTTCGCCGTTCTGCCCAGCCGTGCCGAGGCCGGCCGGTACCTTGCGGTCGTCGCCTTCGCACAGAAGATCCCGAGCGCCATCGCCCCGCTCATCGCGCCCTTGATCATCACCATCGGTGCGGTCGGAGCGGACAAGAACTACACCGCCCTCTACCTGATCGGGGCCGTGTTCGCTCTGATCGGCGGACTCATCATCTTCACCAAGGTGAAGGCGGTTCGCTGA
- the manD gene encoding D-mannonate dehydratase ManD, which translates to MRIDKAEVIVTSPDRNFVTLKLTTDDGLTGLGDATLNGREQAVVAYLAEHVVPLLIGRDASRIEDTWQFLYRSAYWRRGPVTMASIAAVDMALWDIKGKAAGMPVYQLLGGASREGLLAYGHASGRDLPELFDSVREHQEKGYRAIRIQSAVPGLKSIYGIASNATYEANQGVRYDHEPAQRGGLPNEEDWDTRSYLRHMPTVFEAVRNEFGPEVPLLHDGHHRMTPIQAAQLGKSLEPYDLFWLEDCTPAENQEALRLVRQHTTTPLAIGEIFNTVWDYQQIIREQLIDYVRSAVTHTGGITHLKKVLDYASQYQIKSGMHGPTDISPVGMAAAMHLGLAIHNFGIQEYMQHGEKTDAVFQQSYSWHDGFLHPGEKPGLGVDLDVDEAGKYPYIRAYLPYNRLADGTVHDW; encoded by the coding sequence ATGCGCATCGACAAAGCCGAAGTCATCGTTACCAGTCCGGACCGGAACTTCGTGACGCTGAAGCTCACCACCGATGACGGTCTGACCGGGCTCGGCGACGCCACGCTCAACGGCCGCGAGCAGGCGGTCGTCGCCTACCTCGCCGAGCACGTCGTCCCGTTGCTGATCGGCCGGGACGCCTCCCGGATCGAGGACACCTGGCAGTTCCTCTACCGCAGCGCCTACTGGCGGCGGGGTCCGGTGACGATGGCATCCATCGCCGCGGTGGATATGGCGCTGTGGGACATCAAGGGCAAGGCCGCCGGGATGCCGGTGTACCAGCTTCTCGGCGGCGCGTCCCGCGAGGGCCTGCTGGCGTATGGTCACGCGTCGGGCCGCGACCTCCCCGAACTGTTCGACAGTGTGCGCGAGCACCAGGAGAAGGGGTATCGGGCGATCCGCATCCAGTCGGCGGTGCCCGGCCTGAAGTCGATCTACGGCATCGCGTCGAATGCCACCTACGAGGCCAATCAGGGTGTGCGGTACGACCACGAACCGGCGCAGCGTGGTGGGCTGCCGAACGAGGAGGACTGGGACACCCGCTCGTATCTGCGGCACATGCCCACGGTGTTCGAGGCGGTCCGCAACGAGTTCGGCCCGGAGGTGCCGTTGCTGCATGACGGGCATCACCGGATGACGCCGATCCAGGCCGCCCAGCTCGGCAAGTCCCTGGAACCGTATGACCTGTTCTGGCTGGAGGACTGCACCCCGGCCGAGAATCAAGAGGCACTGCGACTGGTGCGCCAGCACACCACGACACCGCTGGCGATCGGGGAGATCTTCAACACGGTGTGGGATTACCAGCAGATCATCCGCGAGCAACTGATCGACTACGTCCGCAGCGCGGTCACCCACACCGGCGGGATCACGCACCTGAAGAAGGTGCTCGACTACGCCTCGCAGTATCAGATCAAGTCGGGCATGCACGGCCCGACCGACATCTCTCCGGTGGGGATGGCCGCGGCCATGCACCTGGGCCTGGCGATCCACAACTTCGGCATCCAGGAGTACATGCAGCACGGTGAGAAGACCGACGCTGTGTTCCAGCAGTCCTACAGCTGGCACGACGGCTTCCTGCACCCCGGCGAGAAGCCGGGACTCGGGGTCGACCTCGATGTCGACGAGGCCGGGAAGTACCCCTACATCCGCGCCTATCTGCCCTACAACCGTCTCGCCGACGGCACCGTCCATGACTGGTAA
- a CDS encoding carbohydrate ABC transporter permease, with protein sequence MTTTLSTTPARRSLGAPRRRRRIAGRKSLTGYLFLVPAIALIAVFTLVPFVESIVLSFQAWDGVSPDTPWVGLLNYQAAFKSAPFWASMKNVLIFGAVGFIVGNGVAMVMALAVNAVRKGRTFFRTVYYLPSVLSVVVVGMVFSAMLDPRSGVVNKLLGWVGLGFLRHDWLNDPNVAMLAVIGVFLWLHWGFGFILFLAGLQDIPKYLYEAAELDGARGWAKFRYITWPQLAPVTTVVSLLTLLAALQIFGTVQVLTNGGPGYTTMVPTLQIFTQAFTYNNYGAAAAMSVIFGGALILLSLFQLGFSRRRANA encoded by the coding sequence GTGACCACCACCCTCAGCACCACACCTGCGCGGCGCTCCCTCGGAGCGCCGCGCAGGCGGCGCCGCATCGCAGGCCGCAAGTCGCTCACCGGCTACCTGTTCCTGGTGCCCGCGATCGCCCTGATCGCCGTGTTCACCCTGGTGCCGTTCGTCGAGTCGATCGTGCTCAGCTTCCAGGCGTGGGACGGCGTCAGCCCGGACACCCCCTGGGTCGGCCTGCTCAACTACCAGGCCGCCTTCAAGAGCGCCCCGTTCTGGGCCTCGATGAAGAATGTCCTCATCTTCGGCGCGGTCGGCTTCATCGTCGGCAATGGCGTCGCCATGGTCATGGCGCTTGCCGTCAACGCCGTCCGCAAGGGCCGCACGTTCTTCCGCACCGTCTACTACCTGCCGAGCGTGCTGTCGGTGGTCGTGGTCGGCATGGTCTTCTCGGCCATGCTGGATCCGCGCTCAGGCGTCGTGAACAAGCTCCTCGGCTGGGTAGGACTGGGATTCCTCCGGCACGACTGGCTGAACGACCCCAACGTCGCGATGCTCGCGGTCATCGGCGTGTTCCTCTGGTTGCACTGGGGTTTCGGTTTCATCCTGTTCCTCGCCGGCCTCCAGGACATCCCGAAGTACCTCTACGAGGCCGCCGAACTCGACGGCGCCCGCGGCTGGGCCAAGTTCCGCTACATCACCTGGCCGCAACTCGCGCCGGTGACCACGGTGGTCAGCCTCCTGACGCTGCTGGCGGCACTGCAGATCTTCGGGACGGTGCAGGTGCTCACCAACGGGGGACCTGGGTACACCACGATGGTGCCCACCCTCCAGATCTTCACGCAGGCCTTCACCTACAACAATTACGGCGCGGCCGCCGCCATGTCGGTGATCTTCGGCGGCGCCCTCATCCTCCTGTCGCTGTTCCAGCTCGGCTTCTCGCGGCGCCGCGCGAACGCCTGA
- a CDS encoding acyl-CoA-like ligand-binding transcription factor — MVGNRSRGGRPPVADEDDLRARAIAVLQRDGYRRVTMSQIAAETGVSVRTLHRYFPAKADIVWGGIEGSLDALRAGLEHADDTLPPLEAITAVVAAVFDQDADEVTVGRARMRLIATEPELESTRPDTYREWRAQTVAYFARRLDLPADDVVPQAAGAAVLSTIMSALSWWAVQDDSDISPGAAVTRALHGLSSATRTDPRSA; from the coding sequence ATGGTTGGGAACCGCAGCAGAGGAGGTCGGCCTCCCGTCGCAGACGAAGACGACCTGCGGGCGCGCGCCATCGCCGTCCTCCAGCGGGACGGTTACCGGAGGGTGACCATGTCGCAGATCGCGGCGGAGACCGGCGTGAGCGTCCGGACGCTCCACCGCTACTTCCCCGCCAAGGCCGACATCGTCTGGGGCGGAATCGAAGGGTCCCTCGACGCACTCCGGGCGGGCCTGGAACACGCCGACGACACGCTCCCACCACTGGAAGCCATCACCGCCGTCGTCGCCGCAGTCTTCGACCAGGACGCCGACGAGGTCACCGTCGGCCGCGCCAGGATGCGGCTGATCGCCACCGAGCCCGAGCTGGAGAGTACGCGTCCCGACACGTACCGGGAATGGCGGGCGCAGACAGTCGCCTACTTTGCGCGCCGACTCGACCTGCCTGCGGACGATGTCGTCCCGCAGGCAGCCGGAGCGGCCGTCCTGAGCACGATCATGAGCGCCCTCTCCTGGTGGGCCGTGCAGGACGACTCGGACATCTCACCCGGGGCCGCGGTCACTCGCGCCCTGCACGGCCTCAGCAGCGCTACTCGGACAGATCCTCGATCCGCATGA
- a CDS encoding carbohydrate ABC transporter permease, with protein sequence MTTTTHAPDYVGTREKTAMAEARTGRRPLRPGRVALYALLVAAALSALFPILWMISGSMQSLPELLKGDALLPAVPQWQNFATAWVKGNLGVYMTNSIIYTLCAVAGILLVSSLAGYALARLDFKGKGVFTALILAVMIIPAPAMFLAQYKVLLALDLANTRQGYVFILITTGIPISTLIMRSFFASQPKDLEEAAALDGASALGIFFRIMLPLAKPGLAAVAVIQAFAVWNEYLMALVIFNDNSLMPVQRGLTSFVSAETPQPQILLAATLISIVPVVVFYLFAQRQIVDGISAGAIK encoded by the coding sequence ATGACGACGACAACCCATGCGCCCGACTACGTCGGTACGCGCGAAAAGACTGCGATGGCTGAGGCGCGCACGGGCCGCCGGCCGCTGCGGCCGGGACGCGTGGCCCTCTACGCCCTGCTGGTGGCCGCGGCGCTCAGCGCGCTGTTCCCCATCCTCTGGATGATCTCCGGCTCGATGCAGAGCCTGCCGGAACTCCTCAAGGGCGACGCGCTGCTCCCCGCCGTGCCGCAATGGCAGAACTTCGCTACGGCGTGGGTCAAGGGCAACCTCGGCGTGTACATGACCAACAGCATCATTTACACGCTGTGTGCGGTAGCCGGCATCCTGCTGGTTTCGAGCCTGGCCGGCTACGCCCTCGCGCGGCTCGATTTCAAGGGAAAGGGCGTGTTCACCGCTCTGATCCTTGCCGTGATGATCATCCCGGCGCCCGCGATGTTCCTTGCCCAGTACAAGGTGCTGCTGGCTCTCGACTTGGCCAACACCCGACAGGGCTACGTGTTCATCCTGATCACCACGGGCATCCCCATCTCGACGCTCATCATGCGCAGCTTCTTCGCCTCCCAGCCGAAAGACCTGGAGGAGGCGGCAGCGCTCGACGGCGCCTCGGCCTTGGGCATCTTCTTCCGGATCATGCTTCCGCTTGCTAAGCCCGGTCTCGCCGCGGTCGCCGTGATCCAGGCGTTCGCGGTCTGGAACGAGTACCTGATGGCCTTGGTGATCTTCAACGACAACTCCCTGATGCCCGTGCAGCGAGGGCTGACCAGCTTCGTCTCCGCCGAGACCCCGCAGCCGCAGATCCTCCTCGCGGCGACGCTGATCTCGATCGTCCCGGTCGTCGTCTTCTACCTCTTTGCACAGCGCCAGATCGTGGACGGCATCAGCGCCGGCGCGATCAAGTAA
- a CDS encoding TetR/AcrR family transcriptional regulator encodes MTNTVGVRGRRGSYAKTKERRRAIAEAALEIVLEKGHTALITADVAQRAGLSEPGVLYHYPTKDDLLLAALRLSDEFEWSTMPLGESVRRAPARAAESLRRINVVRLHTAMFGESSDPSHPAHEYFKERWRAGDERMEESIRRLQAAGLIDTAIDPHRASRWIHTAWEGLQLQWLAEQDFDIATELELLIERILGVTMDEIDRATQHRD; translated from the coding sequence ATGACGAATACGGTCGGCGTCCGGGGCCGGCGCGGCAGCTACGCCAAGACGAAGGAACGCCGCCGGGCCATTGCGGAGGCAGCCCTCGAGATCGTTCTCGAGAAGGGGCATACCGCCCTCATCACCGCCGACGTCGCCCAGCGGGCGGGCCTGAGCGAGCCCGGCGTGCTGTACCACTACCCCACCAAGGACGACCTCCTGCTCGCCGCCCTCCGACTCTCCGACGAGTTCGAGTGGTCGACGATGCCGCTCGGCGAGTCCGTTCGACGGGCACCGGCCCGCGCTGCCGAGAGCCTGCGGCGCATCAACGTCGTCCGGCTCCACACGGCGATGTTCGGGGAATCCAGCGACCCGTCTCATCCCGCGCACGAGTACTTCAAGGAGCGCTGGCGCGCCGGTGATGAGCGCATGGAGGAGAGCATCCGACGCCTGCAGGCCGCCGGCCTCATCGATACGGCGATCGACCCCCACCGTGCATCCCGCTGGATCCACACAGCCTGGGAGGGCCTTCAGCTCCAATGGCTCGCCGAGCAGGACTTCGACATCGCAACCGAATTGGAGCTACTGATCGAGCGGATCCTCGGCGTCACGATGGACGAGATCGATCGGGCGACGCAACACCGCGACTGA
- a CDS encoding ABC transporter substrate-binding protein: MVLAAGATVAAAALLLTGCSGSSPAATPSATAEKNVHLTFLNQSRGQEAVLNELAKKYGEDTGVTVTIDTPGPVDYLPKLQADAQSKQMPDIYSSFNPVSMAPFYKAGWALDLTKDLKGDWSKNFTPEVIKLATFAKGNNLGVKPGIYTVHWENQAYGLISDSANSGITASTPPKTVSDLIKQLAASNKNPNGGFSVAASLTPQFVQYLASNWLTDKQINDTFAGDYKWTSDGWAKAFQVIADLKKAGAIQGGSIPGGSTDNPTVETNFFTKHSVGTIFDASPGVSVAHKTAPDYTAFFSLSLPKASDAKYSPRSPGVPGKGAVINPRGQHVQASLDFVKWLTQPAQQAVFAKEAYIIPTSPSLLSGSKLPDTLTGFAAAAKNQQVIPNTFSAQVTDAINRDVQSLVLGQMTVKDLLADVQNAQDASQ, encoded by the coding sequence ATGGTCCTGGCAGCGGGCGCGACCGTCGCCGCTGCGGCCCTGCTGCTGACCGGGTGCAGTGGCAGCAGCCCTGCCGCCACTCCCTCCGCGACGGCGGAGAAGAACGTGCACCTGACGTTCCTCAACCAGTCCCGCGGCCAGGAGGCGGTGCTGAACGAGCTCGCCAAGAAGTACGGCGAGGACACCGGCGTCACCGTCACCATCGACACGCCGGGCCCGGTCGACTACCTGCCGAAGCTCCAAGCGGATGCGCAGTCCAAGCAGATGCCCGACATCTACTCGTCGTTCAACCCGGTCTCCATGGCCCCCTTCTACAAGGCCGGCTGGGCGCTCGACCTGACCAAGGACCTGAAGGGCGACTGGAGCAAGAACTTCACCCCCGAGGTGATCAAGCTCGCCACCTTCGCGAAGGGCAACAACCTGGGCGTGAAGCCGGGCATCTACACGGTGCACTGGGAGAACCAGGCATACGGTCTCATTTCCGACTCGGCGAACTCCGGGATCACGGCGTCCACGCCGCCGAAGACGGTGTCCGACCTCATCAAGCAGCTGGCCGCCAGCAACAAGAACCCCAACGGCGGCTTCTCGGTCGCCGCATCCCTCACGCCCCAGTTCGTTCAGTACCTGGCCTCGAACTGGCTGACGGACAAGCAGATCAACGACACCTTCGCCGGCGACTACAAGTGGACGTCCGACGGATGGGCCAAGGCGTTCCAGGTGATCGCCGACCTCAAGAAGGCGGGCGCCATCCAGGGCGGTTCAATCCCGGGCGGTTCGACGGACAACCCCACCGTGGAGACCAACTTCTTCACCAAGCACAGTGTGGGAACGATCTTCGACGCATCGCCCGGCGTCTCCGTGGCCCACAAGACGGCTCCGGACTACACCGCGTTCTTCTCGCTGTCGCTGCCGAAGGCATCTGACGCCAAGTACAGCCCCCGCTCCCCGGGCGTCCCCGGAAAGGGCGCCGTCATCAACCCGCGCGGTCAGCACGTGCAGGCATCGCTCGACTTCGTGAAGTGGCTCACCCAGCCGGCGCAGCAGGCGGTGTTCGCGAAGGAGGCGTACATCATCCCCACCAGCCCGTCGCTCCTGAGCGGCTCGAAGCTCCCGGACACGCTGACCGGTTTCGCAGCAGCCGCAAAGAACCAGCAGGTCATCCCGAACACGTTCAGCGCCCAGGTCACGGACGCGATCAACCGCGATGTGCAGAGCCTCGTTCTCGGTCAGATGACGGTCAAGGACCTGCTCGCCGACGTCCAGAACGCACAGGACGCCAGCCAGTGA